The Desulfovibrio aminophilus genome includes the window GCGCACCCGGCGCAGGCCAGGAAGCCGATGATCGCGATGGCGGTGAGCAGTCTGGTCATCTCCCCTCCCCCTTACCTGGGCAGCATGTGCCCGAATTCGCCGTCAAAGCCCTCGGCCCGTCCGGCCGTTCCCTTGGCCCGCGGAGCCGGACCGGCCACCCCGGGGCCGCTCTTCCGGCCTTCCACCAGGCCGAGCATGTAGAACTCGTAGTCGTCGGGCTCGCGGAAGCCGTCCGTGGGCAGGCTCTGCTTGGCCACGTCCAGGGGCTTCACGAGGTGCGGGGTGATGATGATGATCAGCTCGGACTCGTTCTTCTGGAAGTCGCTGCTGCGGAACAGGGCGCCCAGGATGGGCACCTCGCCCAGCACCGGAAACTTGCTCATGTTCTCGCGCAGGGAGTCCTTGATGAGTCCGGCGATGGCGAAGCTCTGGCCGTTGCCCAGCTCCACCGTGGTCGAGGCCCGGCGGCTGGTGAGCGACGGCACGTTGAAGGAGTTCACGGTCACGGCCCGGGAGTAGTCCAGGTCCGAAACCTGGGGCTCGACCTTGATGTTGATGGTGCCGGAGTCGAGCACCGTGGGCGTGAACTTGAGGCCCACGCCGAAGGGCTTGTACTCGATGCCCACGGTGCCCAGGCCCTGGGGCACGGGGATGGGCACCTCGCCGCCGGCCAGGAACTCGGCGGTCTGGCCCGAGAGGCAGATGAGGTTCGGCTCGGCCAGGACCTTGAGCAGACCGTTGGCCTTGAGGGCGTCCACGAAGTAGCTCAGGCTGGCTCCCCCGCTGCCCAGGCTGGTGGTGCCCGCGATGCCCACGTTGTTGGAGAGGGTGAGCGCCCCTTCCTCGTCCAGATAAGTCAGCCGGTTCAGGAAGCTGTAGAGGATCTCGTCGCCGGACATGAACCGGAAGTTGAAGCCCAGGCGCTTCATGACGCTGCGGCTCATCTCGGCCACGCGCACCTCGAGCATGACCTGCTGGACCCCGCCCACGCGCAGGAGGTTGACCACCTTGCCCGGCGCGGCCGCCTCGGCCAGCGACAGGGCCGTGCTCAGATTCGTGGCGCTGGACACGCTGCCGGAAAGGGTCACGGACTCGCCCGAGGACAGGACGCGGATGCCCGCCTCGTTGGGCAGGACCGTGTGCAGCATGTGCTTGAGCTGGGTCACGTCCGGCACCACCTCCAGGTCGTAGACCGCGTTCACGCGGTCCCCGGGGCCCCAGAGGGTCAGGTTCGTGGTCCCGGCCTTCTTGCCCGTGATGTAGACTTGGCGGGGCGAGATGAGCACCAGTTCGGCCTGCTCCGGCGCGGCCAGGGAGATGCGGGCGATGTCCGAGTCGCTGTTCAGGATCAGGGACTTGCCCGCCACGAGCTGCACGGCCTGGGGGGCCTCGGTGGCCAGGATGCGGAATCCCGGCCCGGCCTGGGCGGCCCGGGTCCAGCACAGGGCCAGGACCAGGGCGGCCGCGAAAATGATTCGACGCGCGTTCATGGCCGTTCCTCCGCGCTAGAAGCGCACCCGGTCGCGGGTTCCGCCGCGGATCACCTCGACCTCCACGGCGGGTCGGGGCGCGGCCTTGTCCCCGGCCTTGCGCGCGACCTGGACCGGACGCAGGGAGGCCAGCGTGGCGGCGGTGTCCGCGCCGTTGGTCAGCACGGTCTCCTGGTCGGCCTCGTTGCGCAGGGCGAAGTTGAGCGTGCCCTGGGTGGCGGCCAGGGCCAGCTTCTCGCTCTCCTCGGGAGTCAGGTCCAGGGTGTAGACGTCCACGGAGGACGGCTTCTCGCCGTCGCCGGAAGGCTCCAGCTCCGTGCCCGTGGCCAGGACCGGGACCTTCTCCAGCACGAGCTTGGTCACCTTCTCCTCGCGTTCGCCCACGGGCAGGGTCACGAGCACGTCCACCAAGTTGCCGGGGCGGATGAATCCGGCCAGGCCCATGACCTTGTTGCCCTTCACGGCCATGGCCCTGCGGCCCGGGCCGAGCATGGCGCTGATGCCGCCGACCTTCACGTCCTCGGGAGCCAGGCGTGGAGCGGTCACGGCCTCGCCCTTGCCCACCGGCTGGGAAAGCACGCGGCCCGCCAGGGGAGCCGCCTCGCGAAAGGACTGGGACGGCTCGCTGCCCTCGACGAAGGGGGCCAGCCGGAGCATGCCGGGCTCGATCTTCACGCCCTTGGCCAGGTCGACGGAGGCCACCACCACCTGCACGGTGCGCACCGTGACCGGGGCCGCGGCCTGGACCGGAGCGCGGGCGGAGAGCCAGCGGAACACGAGCACTCCGGCGGCCAGGGCCAGGACCAGGGCCAGGACCATCTGCAACAGGGATCTGACGGTTCTGCTCACGGCGACCTCCTAGAGGCCGATGGCCCCGCGCTCCCAGGCCGTGTAGACCAGGGAGAACACGGTGCCGGCGGCGATGGCCAGCCCGTAGCACAGGCGGGGCAGGGGCCTGCCCGCCGGCGCGGGGACCGGGGCGTATTCCAGCTTGCGGGTGGCCACCAGGACCAGGAAGGCGTCGCGGATGTTGCGCAGGACGCGGGGCAGGAGCCCGTGGCGCAGCAGCATGAACAGGGCGTAGAGCCCGCCCGCCAGACAGGTGAAGAGAAAGGCGCTGAAGGCGTCGGCCGCGCCGAGCCACGCGCCCACCGCGGCCATGAGCTTCACGTCGCCCCCGCCCATGAGGCGCAGGAGGAACGGCACGAGCATCACGGCCAGGCCCAGGGCCAGGCCGGCGGCGCTGAAGGCCAGTCCGTCCAGGCCCCGGGCCAGCCCGTGATAGGCCAGCCCGGCGAGCATCGCGGGAAGCGTGAGCAGGTTCGGGATCTTCTGGTCCCAGAGGTCCGTGACCACGGCCACGGACAGCATGGCGCAGACGATGGCGCCGATGAACAGATCCATATCTCTCCCCTCCGAATCCGTTACGGACTGCCTGGCCGGTCCCCCGTTTTCCCCCCGGGGGGCGCGGGGCCCGCGGTCTTCTCACAAAGGATTCCGCGAGCCCCGCCCTGCCGTCGGCTCCCGCGCCTGGCGCGGGATCTGTTCGTTTTGGATCAGCCGCCGGAGCCGGTGCTGGTGGTGGGCATCTTGCCGGCGATGGTGTCGAAGGTGCCGCTGACCTTGGTGCCCAGGGTGGTCACCGCGGTGATGATCACGGCCGCGATGAGGGCGGCGATCAGGCCGTACTCCAGGGCGGTCACGCCTTCCTCGTCCTTGAACAGCTGCATCAGTCTGGTCATCATGATCGTTCTCCCCTTCTTGGTGGTTTCCGATTCCGGCCCGGGCCACCGGGATGGAGGCGCGGCCGATGCCCCCTCTTGAGCAACGGCCGTGCCAGGACGCGCCACAAGGACAAGGGCCAGCAATTTTATCTTTTGAAATCAAAATGATGAGGAGATGACGCAACAACCACGGGCCTCGCGGAGCAAGTCCCGGCGAAGAAAGGAATCTACGATTCGTGGATCACACGATTTTCATGCGACGCGTGAGCAGTGAATCAACACGCTGAATAAACTGATTTTTCACTCAATCCATTATTCATGGATCACAGGGCGCGCAGGCAGGCGGCCGGGTCCAGGCCGTGCTTCTGGAGCTTGTTCCAGAGGTTCTTGGCCGTGATGCCCAGCAGCCGGGCCGCCTCGGTCTGCACGCCCCCGGCGCGCCGGAGTGCCTGCACGATGAGGCCCTTCTCATACTCGTTCACCGCGCGCTTGAGCGGCAGGCCGGGCTCGGGCAGGGCCGCCTCCGGCACGGCCTCGGCGCGGCGTTGCAGGGCCTGCGACAGGTCCGCCGCCGTGATCCGGCCCGAGGCCGCGAAGATGGCCGTGCGCTCCAGGGCGTTGGCCAGCTGGCGCACGTTGCCCGGCCAGTCCTGGGCCTGGAGCAGGCGTAGGCCGTCCGGGGCCAGGGACAGCGGCTCCCCGCCCATGCGGCGGCCGATCCGGTCGAGGAAGAAATCGGCCAGCAGGGCCAAGTCCTCCTTGCGTTCCCGCAGGGGCGGCAGATGGATGGCGGCCACGTTCAGCCGGTAGTAGAGGTCCGCCCGGAATTCCTTGGCCTCCACGCGCTCGCGCAGATCCTGGTTGGTGGCCGCGATGATCCGCACGTCGAAGGTCACGGCCCGCGAGCCGCCCACCCGCTCCACCTGCTTCTGCTCCACGGCGCGCAGGAGCTTGGGCTGGAGGTGCAGGGGCATGTCGCCGATTTCGTCCAGGAGGATGCTGCCGCCCTGAGCCATTTCGAAGCGGCCGCGCCGGGCCGCCGTGGCCCCGGTGAAGGCCCCCTTCTCGTGGCCGAAGAGCTCGCTCTCCAGCAGATTTTCCGGGATGGCCGCGCAGTTCAGCTTGACGAAGGGCGCGGCGGCCCGGGGGCTCAGGGCGTGGAGGGTGTCCGCGATGAGCTCCTTGCCCGTGCCGGACTCGCCGGTGATGAGCACGTCGGCGTCCAGGCCAGCCCCCCGCTGGACCATCTCCTTGACCCGCAGCATGGCTTGGCCCTGGCCGATGATCCGGGACAGGGGCCCCTCGCGGTCCAGGGTCGTGCGCAGGGCCTGGACCTGGCCCTGGAGGCGGCGCTTTTCCAGGGCCCGGCGGATGACCACCTCCATCTCGGCCAGGCTGAAGGGCTTGGTGAAGTAGTCGTAGGCCCCGCGCTTGAGGGCCTCCACGGCGGAATCCTTGCTGGAGAAGGCGGTCATGACCACGATGTCGGCCAGGGGCGCGGCCCGCTTGAGGTGCGGGATGGCCTCGATGCCGGACATGCCGGGGAGCATGACGTCCTGGAGCACGAGGTCGAAGTCCCCGTCCCCGGCCAGGCTGATCCCCTCCTCGGCCGATCCCGCCTCCTCAACCTCGAATTCCTTGTCCCGCAAGGCTTCCACGAGCATTCCCCGAAAGGCCGCGTCGTCGTCCACCACCAGGATTCTGGCCGCCATGATCCCCCCTCGGGCGGAATCCTCCACCCGGGGAGAGCATACCCCGCCCAGGCCGGGAAATCCACAAAAAATAGATCGCCTGCGCCCCGCTACGGGACGACGGCCACCCGCCCAGCTGGGAACATAAAAATATAAGTAAATTATTTCAAAATGATGAAATATTTTTCAACTCTTTCTTCAATGCCCGCGTCATTTGGTATGGCGGTTGCTTTTCTAGGGATATGGAACGGAACCAAAACGGATCACACGAGGAAGCCATGCGCACGAGACACTCGAGACGGCACGGGCAGAAGGGGATGGCCGCGGTGGAATTCGCGCTCATCCTGCCCGTGCTGGCCGCCCTGTTCTTCCTGGTCCTGGAGGGCGCCAACGCGATCCGCACCTACTCCCTCATCTCCGAGGCCAGCCGCGAGGCCGCCCGGCTCGTGCTGCGCGAAGGCAGCACGGCCAACGTGGAATTCCTGGTGCAGTCCCTGACCGCCACCCAGCTCCCGGCCGACAGCCTGAACACCAACGTGACCGTCGACAGCGAGAAGAAGACCGTCACCGTCGAGGTTGACTATGATTACCAAAGCATGCTCGGCACCCAGGCCATGGTCGAATCCTTCAACAGCGGCAAGCCCTATGTCCTTCTCGCCCGCACCACGATGCCGATGCCGTAGGGACGGCCAGCGGGGCGCGACCCACGTCCTGGTGGCCCTGCTCATCCCGATTCTGCTGGGAGCGGCTGGTCTGGCCCTGGACCTGGGCAACCTCTACCTGGCCCAGACCAAGCTCCAGGCCGCCGTGGACGCCGGAGCCCTGGCCGGGGCCCTGCAGCTGCCCTACGACCCGGACCTGACCAAGGACATCGCCCGCCCGGCGGCCATCGACATGGTCCACACCAACTACGCCGAGGCCCAGATCCAGAGCGTGGCCGAGGGCTCCGAGGTGCGCAGCCTCTGCGTCACGGCCACGGCCGAGGTGAAGACCCTGCTGCTGGGCGTGCTGGGAGTGAATTCCGGCAGCGTGGCGGCCAAGGCCTGCGCCGGGTTCAACAACCTGGAGGTGGCCCTGGTCATCGACAACACGGGCAGCATGAAGGGCACGCCCATAAGCCGCGTGCGCGAGGCCGGCGCCGACCTGGTGGACCTGATCATTCCCGACGGCGCGGCCCCGAACACCCGCGTGGGCCTGGTGCCCTTCCGGGGCAAGGTCAAGGTCCTGGACGCCGAGGGCTTCCCCTCCGGCTGCCTGAACGCCGACGGCTCGCTCAACGTGGGCATCCATCCCGACTTCATGCCCCTCTACTACGCCCTGCCGTCCTACCGCCGGAGCCAGATCAACCTGGACACCTGCACGGGCATCCCGCCGGTGCACGCCCTGACCACGGACAAGGACGAAATCATCGCGGCCATCAGCCAGATGGACGCCCTGGGCGCGGGCTCGGGCACGATCATCTCCGAGGGCATCAAGTGGGGCCGCGAGGTCCTCACTCCCGAGGCCCCCTACACGCAGGGCAGCAGCGACGACAAGATCCGCAAGATCATGATCGTGCTCACCGACGGCGACACCGAGGACGGCACCTGCGGCGGCGCCTACGCCATGTCCTACACGCCCAACAACTACTGGACCAACGCCTACTACGGCATGAAGGTCACCAACTGCCACTGCGAGAACGGCGGCTGCCTGAACCAGGCCATGCTCACCGAAGCCCAGAAGGCCAAGGACGCGGGCATCGAAATCTTCGCCATCCGCTTCGGCGACTCGGACAGCACGGACATCCAGCTCATGAAGCAGATCGCCTCCAGCAAGCCCGGCACCAACGACCACTACTTCGACGCGCCCTCGGCCGAGGACATCCCCGATGTCTTCAAGCTCATCGGCAAGCAGCTGGGCTGGCGTCTGCTGAACTAGGAGGCGGTCATGCGGCGCAAGCATTCCCTCCTCTCCCGCGGCGTGGCCGCCGTGGAGATGGCCCTCATCCTCCCGGCCCTGCTGGTCATGGTCTTCGGCCTGCTGGAGAGCGGAAACCTCTTCCTCTCCTGGCTCACGGTCCAGAAGTCCGCCGAGATGGGCGCGCGCTTCGCGGCCACGGGACAGGGCGAGGACGAGGGCACCCGGCTGGCTCAGATCGTGGAGCAGGCCGACATCCTCCTGAGCACCCTTTCCGGCGCGGGCTCCTCGGTCTCGGTCAAGAGCTGGCCGGGGCTGGACACCAGCGGCCCCGGCGTCACCGGCAGCGCGGGCCAGCCCTGCGGCGTGGTCGAGGTCGGCGTGTCCTTCCTCTACAAGCCCATCACGCCGCTGGTCGGGGACATGATGCCGGAGACCGTCCAGCTCACCGGCGCGGACCGCAAGGTCAACGAACCCTGGAAGCCCTGCCCCTGATTTCCGACCACACCCTCCCCGCCCTCCGGTGTCCATCGGAGGAAAAAAGAAAGCCGGGCCAAGCCCGGCTTTCCCTTTTTCCGACGAACGCCCGCGCTACTTCTTGGCGTTGGGCGTGAACAGCGGCTTGCCCGCCACCTTGAAGTCGCCCACGAACTTCTGGGTCTTGGCCGAGGTGATCCAGTCGCTGAACTTCTTGGCCAGGTCCGCGCGCACGCCCGGGCAGTGCGCCGGGTTCACGGGCATGACGCTGTACTGGTTGAGCAGCGGCTTGTCGCCCTCCACCAGGATGGCCAGGGGCGCCTTGCCCTTCTGGTCGGCCTCGTACTTGTACCACGTGCCCCGGTCCACCAGGGTGTAGGCCCCGCGCTCGGCGGCCATGGCCAGGGTGGCCAGCATGCCCTGCCCGGCGGAGATGTACCAGGACTCCTTGTCCGGCGTCGGCAGTTCGGCGGCCTTCCAGAGCTTGAGTTCGGCCTTGTGCGTGCCCGAGTCGTCGCCGCGGCTGACGAAGGGGGCCTTGGCCGAGGACACGGCCTTGAGCGCCTCGGACACGGTCTTGCCCTTGATCTTGGCCGGGTCCTTTTGCGGGCCCACGATCACGAAGTCGTTGTAGAATATTTCCTTGCGGTCCATGCCGAAGCCCTTGTCCAGGAACTCCTTCTCGGCCTGGGGCGCATGGACCATGAGCACGTCCACGTTGCAGTCCTCGCCCAGCTTGAGGGCCTTGCCCGTGCCCACGGCGGTCCACTGCAGTTCGATGCCCGTGTCCTTCTGGAAGGCCGGGCCCAGGGCGTCCAGCAGGCCGGTGTCCTGGGTGCTGGTGGTGGTGGCCATGCGCAGGACGTCGCCCGCCAGGGCCGGAACCGCGCAGAGCAGGACGGCCAGGGACAGGACCACGGCCAGGGCGGGTTTCTTGAACAACCGATGCATGCGTTCCTCCTTGTTTGGAAAACAGACTGGCATGTCTTCTGGAACAAGCGTGACATATATCGGTTTAGACAGGGAAAACAGAAATGGCAAGGATATTGTGTCCGCCTTGACACCGTCGCCGCGTTTCTGGGACAAGGTCCGATGGACTTCATTCTGGAGGGTCTCGCCCGGGCCCTGGACCTCCTCCTGTCCGGCGACGAAGTCACCTTCTCGGCCGTGGCGGCCACGCTGAAAAGCTCGGCCCTGGCCATGGCTGCGGCCCTGGCGCTGGGCGCTCCGGCCGGATTCTGCCTGGGCCACCTGGAATTCCCCGGCCGCCGCGCCCTGCGCCTGGCCGTGGACACGGCCCTCTCCTTCCCCACCGTGGTCATCGGGCTCATCGTCTACGCCTTTCTCACCCGGCGCGGCCCGCTGGGCGACTGGCAGATGCTCTTCAGCGTGCCGGGCATGTCCGCGGGTCTGACCCTGCTGGCCCTGCCCATCGTCATCGCCCACACGGCCGCCGGCGTCGAAGGGCTGGACCGCCGCCTGCGGCCCACGCTCCTGACCCTGGGCGCGGGGCCCCTGCGCCTGGCCCTGACCACCCTGCGCGAGGCCCGCTTCGCCGTGGTCCTGGCCCTGGCCATGGCCTTCGGCCGGGTGGCCTCGGAGGTGGGCATCGCCATGATGGTCGGCGGCAACATCAAGTGGCACACCCGGACCATCACCACGGCCATCGCCCTGGAAACCGGCAAGGGCCAGTTCGCCGAGGGCATCGCCCTGGGCATCGTGCTCCTGGCCATCGCCCTGGTGGTCAACCTGCTTCTCGTCCTGCTGCGCCGGAGGATGGCGTGAACGCGCTCTTCCGGCTGGAGAACGCCGTGGTGCGCTACGCCGGGGCCGAGATCCTGCGCGTGGAGTCCCTGGAGGTCCCGGAGCGCTCCGTGTTCGGCCTGGCCGGGCACAACGGCTCGGGCAAAAGCACCCTGCTGCGGCTCCTGGCCCTGTTGGAACGGCCGACCAGCGGCCGCGTGCTGGTGGACGGCGCGGACAGCGCCGGGCGGGAACGGGAGCTGCGCCGGGGCATCACCCTCCTGGACCAGGAGCCCTACCTCCTGCGGCGCTCGGTGCGCGAGAACGTGGCCTATGGCCCGCGGGCGCGCGGGGATGTCGCGGACCTGGACCGCCGCGTGGCCGAAGCCCTGGACTGGGTCGGGCTGGCCCCGGGCTTCGCCCGCCGCTCCTGGCGCGAACTTTCCGGCGGCGAGGCCCAGCGCGTGGCCCTGGCCGCCCGTCTCGTCCTCCGGCCCCGGGCCCTGCTCCTGGACGAGCCCACGGCCAACCTGGACGCCGAGAGCGTGGCCCGCATCAACCTGGCCGCGTTGCGGGCCCGCGAGGAATGGGGCGCGACCCTGGTGCTCGTGAGCCACGACATGGCTTGGCTCTCCGAGATGGCCGACACGGTGCTCCACCTGCACCACGGCCGCGTGGCGGGCCGGGGCCGGACGAACATCCTGCGCGGCTCCTGGCTGGAGGAGCCGGGCGGCTCGCGCCTGGACCGGGGAGACGACGTCCCGCTGCGCGCCCCGGCCGCGCCCGCGCCGGACTCTCCGGCGGCCGTGGAGCCCGGGGACATCACCCTGCTCCCCGCCGCGGACGCCGCAACCGCCCGCTTCGACACCCTGCTCCCGGCCGTGGTGGAGGAGTTGTCCCGCGACCGGGACGGCCTGCTGGCCCTCTGCCGGGCCGGAGACCTGCGCCTGCTCGTCCGCGTGGCCGCCGACCGGGCCGTGGTTCCGGGAACCCCGGTGGCCCTGGGAATGGAGCGCCGGGCCGTGCGTTTCCTGGACTGAAGCCCAACAAGACGAAAGGCCCGCCCGGAACACCGGACGGGCCTTTTGCCGCCGTCGAAATTTCTATTCCTCTTCCTCTTCGTCCTCGGCGTCCAGGTCCACCAGCCCCATCTCCCCGGCGTGGGCCACCAGCTCGGCCAGCAGCTGTTCGGCGTCCTCGAAGAGCGGCGCCAGCTCCTCGCGAGGCGTCTCCCCGAAACGGGCCTGGAGAAAGTGGCGGATGCCCAGGGCCAGGGTCATCTCGGCCAGGTCCGCGTATTCCTCCTCGGAGGTCAGCAGGTCGTACAGCCCCCCTTCCAGGTTCTCCAGCAGATCCTCGCGGCTCAGCTTCGCCAGCTCCTTGTCCTTGGCCATCGCATGCTCCTTGTTGGTTGAAATGACTACGAAACCCGCACCGCCTCATTGACCACGTCCAGGTTCTTGAGACGCGCCAGGGCGTGGTAGAGCTGGTTCAGACTCGTGACCTCCACGGTGAACTCAAGCACCGACGTGCCGTCCACGCTGGACTCGAAGGTGCCGGAATCGATGTTGATGTCGTCATCGGAGAGCATGGTCGCCACCTGGCCGAGCACGCCCTTGCGGTTGGAACACTTGATGCGCACCCGCGCCGGATAGGGCGTGTCCTCCTGCTTGCCGTCCCAGGAGACCGTGAGCAGGCGCTCGGGTTCGAAGCCCTTGACGTTGGGGCAGGTGGTCGTGTGGATGGTCACGCCCCGGCCGCGCGTGATGTAGCCCACGATGGGCTCGCCGGGCAGCGGGTTGCAGCAGCTGGCGAAGCGCACGAGCACGTTGTCCACGCCGCTGATCTTGAGGCCCTCGCCCTTGCCCTTGGCCTTGGCCTCCTCGGCCGGAGGCCCGGCGGGACGCTCCTGGGGCTTGGGCTCCTCGGGCCTCTCCGGCTGGAGCGAGGCCACCAGCCGCTTGACCACCTTGTTCGGCGTGATCCGCGAATAGCCCACCTGGGAGAGCAGTTCGTCCACCGAGCCGCAGGAGAACTCCTCGGCCAGCTTGAGCAGGAGGCCGTCCTTCATGGCCTTGGCCATGTTGATGCCGACCTTGCGGCCTTCCTTCTCCAGGAGTTCCTTGGCCAGGTCGATGCTGCGGGCCCGCTCCTCGGTGCGGATGTACTGCTTGACCCGCGTGCGGGCCCGGGCGGTCTTGACGAACTTGAGCCAGTCCCGGCTGGGCGCGCGGTGGGGGTCGGTGATGATCTCCACCCGGTCGCCGTTCTTGAGCGGCGAGGAGAGGGGCACGAGCCTGCCGTTGACCTTGGCCCCGGCGCAGTGGTCGCCCACCTCGGAGTGGATGGAG containing:
- a CDS encoding TadE/TadG family type IV pilus assembly protein, producing MRRKHSLLSRGVAAVEMALILPALLVMVFGLLESGNLFLSWLTVQKSAEMGARFAATGQGEDEGTRLAQIVEQADILLSTLSGAGSSVSVKSWPGLDTSGPGVTGSAGQPCGVVEVGVSFLYKPITPLVGDMMPETVQLTGADRKVNEPWKPCP
- a CDS encoding ABC transporter permease; the encoded protein is MDFILEGLARALDLLLSGDEVTFSAVAATLKSSALAMAAALALGAPAGFCLGHLEFPGRRALRLAVDTALSFPTVVIGLIVYAFLTRRGPLGDWQMLFSVPGMSAGLTLLALPIVIAHTAAGVEGLDRRLRPTLLTLGAGPLRLALTTLREARFAVVLALAMAFGRVASEVGIAMMVGGNIKWHTRTITTAIALETGKGQFAEGIALGIVLLAIALVVNLLLVLLRRRMA
- a CDS encoding substrate-binding domain-containing protein; its protein translation is MHRLFKKPALAVVLSLAVLLCAVPALAGDVLRMATTTSTQDTGLLDALGPAFQKDTGIELQWTAVGTGKALKLGEDCNVDVLMVHAPQAEKEFLDKGFGMDRKEIFYNDFVIVGPQKDPAKIKGKTVSEALKAVSSAKAPFVSRGDDSGTHKAELKLWKAAELPTPDKESWYISAGQGMLATLAMAAERGAYTLVDRGTWYKYEADQKGKAPLAILVEGDKPLLNQYSVMPVNPAHCPGVRADLAKKFSDWITSAKTQKFVGDFKVAGKPLFTPNAKK
- the cpaB gene encoding Flp pilus assembly protein CpaB; this encodes MSRTVRSLLQMVLALVLALAAGVLVFRWLSARAPVQAAAPVTVRTVQVVVASVDLAKGVKIEPGMLRLAPFVEGSEPSQSFREAAPLAGRVLSQPVGKGEAVTAPRLAPEDVKVGGISAMLGPGRRAMAVKGNKVMGLAGFIRPGNLVDVLVTLPVGEREEKVTKLVLEKVPVLATGTELEPSGDGEKPSSVDVYTLDLTPEESEKLALAATQGTLNFALRNEADQETVLTNGADTAATLASLRPVQVARKAGDKAAPRPAVEVEVIRGGTRDRVRF
- a CDS encoding Flp family type IVb pilin, coding for MTRLMQLFKDEEGVTALEYGLIAALIAAVIITAVTTLGTKVSGTFDTIAGKMPTTSTGSGG
- a CDS encoding sigma-54 dependent transcriptional regulator — protein: MAARILVVDDDAAFRGMLVEALRDKEFEVEEAGSAEEGISLAGDGDFDLVLQDVMLPGMSGIEAIPHLKRAAPLADIVVMTAFSSKDSAVEALKRGAYDYFTKPFSLAEMEVVIRRALEKRRLQGQVQALRTTLDREGPLSRIIGQGQAMLRVKEMVQRGAGLDADVLITGESGTGKELIADTLHALSPRAAAPFVKLNCAAIPENLLESELFGHEKGAFTGATAARRGRFEMAQGGSILLDEIGDMPLHLQPKLLRAVEQKQVERVGGSRAVTFDVRIIAATNQDLRERVEAKEFRADLYYRLNVAAIHLPPLRERKEDLALLADFFLDRIGRRMGGEPLSLAPDGLRLLQAQDWPGNVRQLANALERTAIFAASGRITAADLSQALQRRAEAVPEAALPEPGLPLKRAVNEYEKGLIVQALRRAGGVQTEAARLLGITAKNLWNKLQKHGLDPAACLRAL
- a CDS encoding ABC transporter ATP-binding protein translates to MNALFRLENAVVRYAGAEILRVESLEVPERSVFGLAGHNGSGKSTLLRLLALLERPTSGRVLVDGADSAGRERELRRGITLLDQEPYLLRRSVRENVAYGPRARGDVADLDRRVAEALDWVGLAPGFARRSWRELSGGEAQRVALAARLVLRPRALLLDEPTANLDAESVARINLAALRAREEWGATLVLVSHDMAWLSEMADTVLHLHHGRVAGRGRTNILRGSWLEEPGGSRLDRGDDVPLRAPAAPAPDSPAAVEPGDITLLPAADAATARFDTLLPAVVEELSRDRDGLLALCRAGDLRLLVRVAADRAVVPGTPVALGMERRAVRFLD
- a CDS encoding TadE/TadG family type IV pilus assembly protein gives rise to the protein MRTRHSRRHGQKGMAAVEFALILPVLAALFFLVLEGANAIRTYSLISEASREAARLVLREGSTANVEFLVQSLTATQLPADSLNTNVTVDSEKKTVTVEVDYDYQSMLGTQAMVESFNSGKPYVLLARTTMPMP
- a CDS encoding type II and III secretion system protein family protein, with the translated sequence MNARRIIFAAALVLALCWTRAAQAGPGFRILATEAPQAVQLVAGKSLILNSDSDIARISLAAPEQAELVLISPRQVYITGKKAGTTNLTLWGPGDRVNAVYDLEVVPDVTQLKHMLHTVLPNEAGIRVLSSGESVTLSGSVSSATNLSTALSLAEAAAPGKVVNLLRVGGVQQVMLEVRVAEMSRSVMKRLGFNFRFMSGDEILYSFLNRLTYLDEEGALTLSNNVGIAGTTSLGSGGASLSYFVDALKANGLLKVLAEPNLICLSGQTAEFLAGGEVPIPVPQGLGTVGIEYKPFGVGLKFTPTVLDSGTINIKVEPQVSDLDYSRAVTVNSFNVPSLTSRRASTTVELGNGQSFAIAGLIKDSLRENMSKFPVLGEVPILGALFRSSDFQKNESELIIIITPHLVKPLDVAKQSLPTDGFREPDDYEFYMLGLVEGRKSGPGVAGPAPRAKGTAGRAEGFDGEFGHMLPR
- a CDS encoding prepilin peptidase, with amino-acid sequence MDLFIGAIVCAMLSVAVVTDLWDQKIPNLLTLPAMLAGLAYHGLARGLDGLAFSAAGLALGLAVMLVPFLLRLMGGGDVKLMAAVGAWLGAADAFSAFLFTCLAGGLYALFMLLRHGLLPRVLRNIRDAFLVLVATRKLEYAPVPAPAGRPLPRLCYGLAIAAGTVFSLVYTAWERGAIGL
- a CDS encoding pilus assembly protein, which translates into the protein MSFSPAPRCRCRRDGQRGATHVLVALLIPILLGAAGLALDLGNLYLAQTKLQAAVDAGALAGALQLPYDPDLTKDIARPAAIDMVHTNYAEAQIQSVAEGSEVRSLCVTATAEVKTLLLGVLGVNSGSVAAKACAGFNNLEVALVIDNTGSMKGTPISRVREAGADLVDLIIPDGAAPNTRVGLVPFRGKVKVLDAEGFPSGCLNADGSLNVGIHPDFMPLYYALPSYRRSQINLDTCTGIPPVHALTTDKDEIIAAISQMDALGAGSGTIISEGIKWGREVLTPEAPYTQGSSDDKIRKIMIVLTDGDTEDGTCGGAYAMSYTPNNYWTNAYYGMKVTNCHCENGGCLNQAMLTEAQKAKDAGIEIFAIRFGDSDSTDIQLMKQIASSKPGTNDHYFDAPSAEDIPDVFKLIGKQLGWRLLN